A DNA window from Theobroma cacao cultivar B97-61/B2 chromosome 5, Criollo_cocoa_genome_V2, whole genome shotgun sequence contains the following coding sequences:
- the LOC18598427 gene encoding uncharacterized protein LOC18598427 — MMNQETYLRGKVTKVQEQLTKLERRNKDVEMAHLMHQINQRKRLDELNLSELRGLTWLVEENMKEIKKRIEFLERALFAPTYAPHHPHLPFPPQSHTMNETARIGSGSVDHGRDERTPIEPLLWDQRFIDMMNNNELKSAGCISIRSDMVIPYRSFAKSATDDLKLPRHSFGGSSSAAVDMGLPLTSFRPHGAGAGADDMWLPHECRIGGSKFGPFGNEIGLGPYLFGGHIRSSFFETELRLPPFKRVGGSSSDAGSDFRLPFNGKTWANNLSP, encoded by the coding sequence atgatgaacCAAGAAACCTACCTTAGAGGAAAGGTTACGAAGGTGCAAGAACAATTGACGAAGTTGGAAAGGCGGAACAAGGACGTCGAGATGGCCCATCTTATGCATCAAATCAATCAACGCAAACGGCTTGACGAACTTAACCTTAGTGAACTACGTGGGTTGACTTGGTTGGTGGAAGAGAACATGAAGGAGATTAAGAAACGGATTGAGTTTCTCGAACGAGCTCTTTTTGCACCTACATATGCTCCTCATCATCCACATCTTCCTTTTCCTCCCCAAAGCCATACAATGAATGAAACGGCCCGAATTGGCAGTGGCAGCGTCGACCATGGTCGAGACGAGAggactcccatcgagcccttGCTATGGGACCAACGGTTCATCGATATGATGAACAATAATGAACTCAAATCTGCTGGCTGTattagcataaggagtgataTGGTCATACCATATCGCTCATTTGCTAAAAGTGCTACAGATGATCTGAAGCTGCCAAGACACTCATTTGGTGGCAGCTCCAGTGCTGCAGTTGACATGGGGCTACCTCTTACTAGTTTTAGACCCCATGGTGCAGGTGCAGGTGCAGATGACATGTGGCTGCCTCATGAGTGTAGGATCGGAGGCAGCAAATTTGGCCCTTTTGGGAATGAGATAGGGCTAGGACCGTACCTTTTCGGTGGACACATACGAAGCAGCTTCTTCGAGACTGAGTTAAGGTTGCCGCCTTTCAAACGTGTCGGAGGCAGCAGTAGTGATGCTGGTAGTGATTTTAGACTGCCATTTAATGGGAAAACCTGGGCAAACAATCTCTCtccttga